A region of Clostridium acetobutylicum ATCC 824 DNA encodes the following proteins:
- a CDS encoding lysophospholipid acyltransferase family protein encodes MVSPVVARIIELLPDSCVGFIGKRILNMYLNKYADINVHGMENLKGIDKPIMFIGNHLSNSDGLVLNKVLKDYDVTFVAGVKLKGDAITNLGTYCVKTTEIKPNTADKDGIYRVIDILKSNHNILMFPEGTRSRTGAMIEAKRGPLFIAKLSKAIIVPVGICGSEKLLPINKEGNMSNENFHHAKVEVNIGKPFYFDKRMKEESKKDYEKRALDNAMYKIAELIPENYRGVYSDIKKVL; translated from the coding sequence ATGGTTTCTCCTGTAGTAGCTAGAATTATTGAATTACTACCGGATTCTTGTGTTGGTTTTATAGGTAAAAGAATTTTAAATATGTATTTAAATAAATATGCTGATATAAATGTTCATGGCATGGAAAATTTAAAGGGAATAGATAAGCCAATTATGTTTATAGGTAATCATCTAAGTAATTCTGATGGACTTGTTCTTAACAAGGTATTGAAGGATTACGATGTTACTTTTGTAGCAGGTGTTAAGTTAAAAGGAGATGCTATTACTAATTTAGGTACATATTGTGTTAAAACAACAGAAATAAAGCCTAATACAGCTGATAAAGATGGTATTTATAGAGTTATAGATATCTTAAAGAGTAATCATAATATACTAATGTTTCCAGAAGGTACTAGGAGTAGAACCGGAGCAATGATAGAAGCTAAAAGAGGGCCGTTATTTATAGCAAAGCTAAGTAAGGCTATTATAGTACCAGTTGGTATATGTGGAAGTGAAAAACTTCTTCCTATTAATAAGGAAGGAAACATGAGTAATGAAAATTTTCATCATGCTAAAGTTGAGGTTAATATAGGTAAGCCTTTTTATTTTGATAAAAGGATGAAGGAAGAAAGCAAGAAGGACTACGAGAAAAGGGCTCTTGATAATGCTATGTATAAGATCGCAGAACTAATACCTGAAAATTATAGAGGAGTCTATTCTGATATAAAGAAGGTGCTTTAA
- the uxaC gene encoding glucuronate isomerase, translating into MKNFMDEKFMLSTKVAEDLYNDFAKDMPIIDYHCHISPQEICENKSFKNITEVWLYGDHYKWRLMRSSGVDEKYITGDSSDYEKFLAYVKAIETAIGNPLYHWSHLELQRYFGVYEVISEKNAPVIWEKANKVLNDGLTVREIIKKSNVKAICTTDDPIDSLEYHLKLKEDTSFNVKVLPAFRPDKALGINKDGYTDWVSKLAKVSKKNINSYDMFLEALNDRIEFFHSVGGRVSDHALDYVPYLEASKEEVNTIFAKALKGEKVSFEEETKFRTFTMKFLGKKYASLGWAMELHMNAKRDNNTRMYNKLGPDTGFDSVNDNGVAGPLSRFLDSLEKEGSLPKTIIYSLNPNDNFVIGTLLGCFQGTEAFGKIQFGAAWWFNDHRDGMVEQMETLANLGAFSTFIGMLTDSRSFLSYTRHEYFRRILCDLIGKWVENGEVPNDMELLGRITKNICFNNANNYFEMGL; encoded by the coding sequence ATGAAAAATTTTATGGATGAAAAATTTATGCTGTCAACAAAAGTAGCAGAAGATTTATACAATGATTTTGCTAAAGATATGCCGATAATAGACTACCACTGTCACATAAGTCCGCAGGAAATATGTGAAAATAAGAGCTTCAAAAATATAACAGAAGTTTGGCTTTATGGTGATCACTATAAATGGAGACTTATGAGAAGTTCTGGAGTGGATGAAAAGTACATAACAGGCGATTCATCTGATTATGAAAAATTTTTAGCATATGTTAAGGCAATTGAAACTGCTATAGGAAATCCTCTTTATCACTGGTCACATTTAGAATTACAGAGATACTTTGGTGTGTATGAAGTTATAAGCGAGAAAAATGCACCTGTAATATGGGAAAAAGCAAACAAGGTTCTAAATGATGGACTTACTGTTAGAGAAATAATTAAAAAATCAAATGTTAAAGCAATTTGCACAACTGATGATCCAATAGATTCATTAGAATATCATTTGAAACTTAAAGAGGATACAAGCTTTAATGTAAAAGTTCTTCCAGCATTTAGACCAGACAAAGCTCTTGGAATAAACAAGGATGGATACACTGATTGGGTAAGTAAATTAGCAAAAGTTTCAAAGAAAAATATAAATAGCTATGACATGTTCTTAGAAGCTCTTAATGATAGAATAGAGTTTTTCCATTCAGTTGGAGGAAGAGTTTCAGATCATGCTTTAGATTATGTACCTTATTTAGAAGCTTCAAAAGAAGAAGTAAATACTATATTTGCTAAGGCTTTAAAGGGAGAAAAAGTTAGTTTTGAAGAGGAAACTAAATTTAGAACATTCACTATGAAATTCTTAGGTAAAAAATATGCAAGCCTAGGTTGGGCAATGGAACTTCATATGAATGCTAAGAGAGATAACAACACTCGTATGTATAACAAATTAGGACCTGATACAGGATTTGACTCAGTTAATGATAATGGAGTTGCTGGACCACTTTCAAGATTCTTAGATTCACTAGAAAAGGAAGGTTCACTTCCAAAAACAATAATTTACAGCTTAAATCCTAATGATAATTTTGTTATTGGAACTTTACTTGGATGTTTCCAAGGAACTGAGGCATTTGGAAAAATTCAGTTTGGAGCTGCATGGTGGTTCAATGACCACAGGGATGGTATGGTAGAGCAGATGGAAACACTTGCAAACCTAGGAGCGTTTAGCACATTCATTGGAATGCTTACAGATTCAAGAAGTTTCTTATCATATACTAGACATGAATACTTCAGAAGAATACTTTGTGATTTAATAGGAAAATGGGTTGAAAATGGCGAAGTACCAAATGATATGGAGTTACTTGGAAGAATAACAAAAAATATATGCTTTAATAATGCTAATAATTACTTCGAAATGGGACTATAA
- the nth gene encoding endonuclease III, with the protein MEKEKVNKIVDILYEMYPQAKCALDFKTPYELLIATVLSAQCTDKRVNLVTQELFKEYNTPYKMCELTEEELQEKIRTCGLYKNKSKNILEASRGLIDRFNGEVPSNMEELTSLPGVGRKTANVVMSNAFGIPAIAVDTHVFRVSNRIGLAKSKNVYETEKQLMENIDKKDWSTMHHALIWHGRQICKARRPDCEKCGLKEVCNYFKENNK; encoded by the coding sequence ATAGAGAAAGAAAAGGTAAATAAAATAGTAGATATACTTTATGAAATGTATCCACAAGCTAAATGTGCACTGGATTTCAAAACGCCCTATGAGCTTTTGATAGCTACAGTATTAAGTGCTCAATGTACAGATAAGAGGGTAAATTTAGTTACACAAGAGCTGTTTAAGGAATATAATACTCCATATAAAATGTGTGAGCTTACAGAGGAAGAGTTGCAGGAGAAAATTAGAACTTGTGGACTTTATAAAAATAAAAGTAAGAATATACTTGAGGCCTCAAGAGGACTTATTGATAGATTTAATGGAGAAGTTCCTAGTAATATGGAGGAATTAACAAGTCTTCCAGGAGTGGGGAGAAAAACTGCAAATGTGGTTATGTCAAATGCATTCGGAATACCAGCTATTGCAGTGGACACTCATGTATTTAGAGTTTCAAATAGAATTGGACTTGCAAAAAGTAAGAATGTGTATGAAACAGAGAAACAGCTTATGGAGAATATAGATAAAAAAGATTGGTCTACAATGCATCATGCTCTAATATGGCATGGGAGGCAAATATGTAAAGCGCGAAGGCCGGATTGTGAAAAATGTGGGTTAAAAGAAGTATGTAATTACTTTAAAGAAAACAATAAATAA
- a CDS encoding Nramp family divalent metal transporter, which produces MKKKFSRLLFIFSIVGPGLITANAGNDAGGVTTYSVIGSKYGYSMLWGLFAIGIGLAVVQEMNARMAVVTGKGLSDLIRERYGVKLAFFAMLVLMIANLGVCIADFAGIAASLQLFNINKYISVPILAIMIWIIMTKGNYSKAEKVFLLLTLTFFGYVITAFMLKPNWSNVFSHISNPGGTLSKNYWLDLIGMVGTTITPYMQFYLQSSIVDKGISLKEYGYEKLDVYLGTVWGILTALFITICTSETLFKAHMAISSAQDAAAALKPLAGQYSFVLFGVGLFGASFLACCIIPLSTSYAVCEAFGFESGLDNKIKEAPVFFGLFFFMIITSVIIVLMPNISLISIILFTQQLAGVLCPVVLIFMIKLVNDKEIMGKHTNNRLQNFIAKFTIGLIIILTILAFAGNFV; this is translated from the coding sequence ATGAAAAAAAAATTTAGTAGACTACTGTTTATTTTTAGTATAGTTGGACCGGGGCTTATTACTGCAAATGCGGGTAATGATGCAGGAGGTGTGACTACCTATTCAGTGATAGGCTCTAAGTATGGATATTCTATGCTTTGGGGATTGTTTGCAATCGGCATAGGACTTGCTGTTGTTCAGGAAATGAATGCTAGAATGGCAGTAGTTACCGGAAAAGGATTATCTGATTTAATAAGAGAAAGGTACGGCGTAAAGTTGGCATTCTTTGCAATGCTTGTTTTAATGATAGCAAATCTAGGGGTTTGTATAGCTGATTTTGCTGGAATTGCCGCAAGTTTGCAATTATTCAATATAAATAAATATATATCTGTTCCAATACTTGCAATAATGATATGGATTATAATGACAAAGGGAAACTACTCAAAGGCTGAAAAAGTATTTTTGCTTTTAACTCTTACTTTCTTTGGGTATGTTATTACAGCCTTTATGCTAAAACCAAATTGGTCTAATGTGTTTTCACATATATCAAATCCAGGTGGAACCTTGAGTAAAAATTATTGGCTTGACCTTATAGGAATGGTAGGAACAACAATAACTCCTTATATGCAATTTTACTTGCAGTCTTCAATTGTAGATAAAGGAATATCATTAAAAGAATATGGTTATGAAAAGCTTGATGTTTATTTAGGTACTGTATGGGGAATTTTAACTGCTTTATTTATAACTATATGTACGTCAGAAACACTTTTTAAAGCTCACATGGCAATATCAAGTGCTCAGGATGCGGCAGCGGCTCTAAAACCTCTTGCAGGTCAATATTCATTTGTGCTATTTGGTGTCGGTTTGTTTGGAGCATCTTTTCTAGCTTGCTGTATTATACCGCTGTCAACATCTTATGCGGTATGTGAGGCCTTTGGCTTTGAAAGTGGACTTGATAATAAGATTAAAGAGGCACCTGTGTTTTTCGGATTGTTCTTTTTTATGATTATAACAAGTGTAATTATAGTTTTAATGCCTAATATATCTTTAATAAGTATAATATTGTTTACACAGCAGTTAGCAGGGGTACTATGTCCTGTAGTGCTAATATTTATGATAAAGCTTGTTAATGATAAAGAAATCATGGGTAAGCATACTAATAATAGGCTTCAAAATTTTATAGCTAAGTTTACGATAGGGCTTATAATTATACTTACAATACTAGCTTTTGCTGGAAATTTTGTATAG
- a CDS encoding MFS transporter yields the protein MKKLSLKEKISYGLGDFGNGFMFDLGQSYLLKFYTDVVGIAAGAAGGIFFFTKIFDAFMDPIAGTIIDSRKPGKNGKFKPIMFFASIVLAILTVITFTNPGKTATSKLLFAYATYMIWGLGYSFTNVPYGSLGSVITQDVQERTSLATFRQIGSSGALLITSVIFMPLVLVFHNPAIGYPVVAGIMGLIGILSFYMTYKNTREVVAPAENVKKEKITPKSIAVTIFTNRALLTLILMTIFSISAYNIRSSLIVYYCQYNLGNVTLLPYINFFTIGCAVLGVSFMPKLVGRFGKKRTAIIGFLISVIADSINFLLPGNIYTFTILLAIGFIGISIPNGITWAFVSDSIDYGEWRTGTRREGITYSVFNFARKLAQSIAGLLSGWGLGFVGYVANKKQSAHALFGIKALLMAYPAVALLVAALIIGLLYNLSDKKFTEIIEELDARKGKTV from the coding sequence ATGAAAAAGTTAAGCTTAAAGGAAAAAATCTCTTATGGACTTGGCGATTTTGGAAATGGTTTCATGTTTGATTTGGGTCAATCATATCTGTTAAAATTCTATACAGACGTCGTAGGTATAGCTGCAGGAGCGGCGGGAGGAATATTCTTCTTCACTAAAATATTTGATGCTTTCATGGATCCTATAGCTGGAACAATAATAGATTCAAGGAAACCAGGTAAAAACGGTAAATTCAAACCTATTATGTTCTTTGCAAGTATAGTACTTGCTATATTGACAGTAATAACGTTTACTAACCCTGGAAAAACTGCTACATCAAAACTATTATTTGCATATGCAACATATATGATATGGGGACTTGGATACTCATTTACAAATGTTCCGTATGGATCTCTTGGATCAGTTATAACTCAAGATGTTCAAGAAAGAACTTCGTTGGCGACTTTTAGACAGATAGGTTCTTCAGGAGCTCTTCTTATAACAAGTGTTATATTTATGCCTCTTGTTTTAGTATTTCATAACCCAGCAATAGGTTATCCAGTAGTTGCGGGTATAATGGGGTTAATAGGAATATTATCATTCTACATGACATACAAAAATACTAGAGAAGTTGTTGCGCCAGCTGAAAACGTTAAGAAGGAAAAAATAACACCAAAGTCAATTGCGGTTACAATATTTACAAATAGAGCATTATTAACATTAATATTAATGACTATATTCTCTATTTCGGCTTACAATATTAGAAGTTCATTAATTGTTTATTACTGCCAATATAATCTTGGAAACGTTACTTTATTACCATATATAAATTTCTTCACTATAGGATGTGCTGTTTTAGGTGTTTCTTTCATGCCAAAGCTAGTTGGTAGATTTGGTAAAAAAAGAACTGCTATCATAGGATTTTTGATAAGTGTTATTGCAGATAGTATAAACTTTCTTCTTCCAGGAAATATATATACTTTCACAATATTATTAGCAATTGGATTTATAGGTATAAGCATTCCTAATGGAATAACTTGGGCTTTTGTATCAGACAGTATCGATTATGGTGAGTGGAGAACAGGAACTAGAAGAGAAGGAATAACTTACTCTGTATTTAATTTCGCAAGAAAACTTGCTCAGTCAATAGCTGGATTATTATCAGGATGGGGACTTGGATTTGTTGGTTATGTAGCTAACAAGAAACAAAGTGCACATGCATTATTTGGAATAAAAGCATTATTGATGGCTTATCCAGCGGTAGCGCTTTTAGTAGCAGCATTAATAATTGGTTTATTGTACAACCTTTCAGATAAGAAATTTACTGAAATAATAGAAGAATTAGACGCTAGAAAAGGTAAAACAGTTTAA
- a CDS encoding M42 family metallopeptidase, with protein MHNSKELTVFLQNLLQINSPSGYTHDVVSYIEKEFCKLGVHYKITNKGNIMATLPGKNSSFERTISAHLDTLGAMVKEIKSNGTLSLTPIGGYMMNSIEGENCNIMTLDDKKYTGTIQSTKPSVHIHNDAKELKRIPENMEVVIDEKVFSKEDVEALGINVGDFICFDPRIKFTDSGFIKSRHLDDKASAAIMLYAIKHFIDNNIELKYTTNFYFSTYEEVGHGASNLPQNTKELLCIDMGAPGKGQNSSEFATCICAKDSSGPYDYAFRKRLVDICKNKNIPYRIDTYPYYGSDASAALKSGYDIKTALIGTGVYASHGYERTHLDGMLATLDLLINYCTSE; from the coding sequence ATGCATAATTCTAAGGAATTAACAGTTTTTTTACAAAATCTACTACAAATAAATAGTCCTTCTGGCTATACTCATGATGTAGTCAGCTATATCGAAAAAGAGTTCTGTAAACTTGGAGTTCATTATAAAATAACAAATAAGGGTAATATAATGGCAACCCTTCCTGGAAAAAATAGTTCCTTCGAAAGAACAATTTCTGCACATCTAGATACCTTAGGTGCAATGGTTAAAGAGATAAAATCAAATGGTACTCTTTCACTTACTCCTATAGGTGGTTATATGATGAATTCAATAGAAGGCGAAAATTGCAACATAATGACACTTGACGACAAAAAATATACTGGAACAATACAATCAACCAAACCATCTGTTCACATCCACAATGATGCCAAAGAGTTAAAAAGAATACCTGAAAATATGGAAGTTGTAATAGACGAAAAGGTTTTTTCTAAGGAAGATGTTGAAGCTCTTGGAATTAACGTTGGTGACTTCATATGTTTTGATCCAAGAATAAAATTTACTGATAGTGGTTTTATAAAAAGCAGACATCTTGATGATAAGGCTAGCGCTGCCATAATGCTCTACGCCATAAAGCATTTTATAGACAATAACATTGAGCTTAAGTACACAACAAATTTTTATTTTAGTACCTATGAAGAAGTTGGGCATGGTGCCTCAAACCTCCCTCAAAATACCAAAGAATTACTTTGTATAGATATGGGAGCTCCAGGAAAAGGTCAAAACTCTTCTGAATTTGCAACCTGTATATGTGCAAAAGATTCTTCTGGTCCTTACGATTATGCATTCAGGAAAAGACTGGTAGATATATGCAAAAATAAAAATATACCATATAGGATAGATACTTATCCATACTATGGTTCGGATGCATCTGCTGCTTTAAAAAGCGGATACGATATAAAAACAGCTCTTATAGGCACTGGCGTATATGCCTCACATGGCTACGAAAGAACTCATTTAGATGGTATGCTAGCAACATTAGATCTTCTTATAAATTACTGTACATCTGAATAA
- a CDS encoding LacI family DNA-binding transcriptional regulator, whose protein sequence is MSVTIKDIAKIANVSHTTVSRALNNSPVINEETKRKILEIAKKLNYVPNFNAKSLVLNKSYNIGLFFSSISKGTSPSFFHEVVEGVNSIIEESYNLVIKGIDNCNDFNYISKKRFDGIILVSQSESDNSFIYDVINKEIPIVVLNREIEEQNVINIIAAEKDGAYKAAEYLIKNGHSKIAIIEGKAGFKSSVYRKMGFINALIDNNIEIKNEYFQAGNYDVESGFSAMKKFLKLKDRPTAVFCSNDDMAVGAVKAIELEGLRVPDDISLVGFDGSIFCEYVTPAITTIRKPSREIGIVGANKMLDVIDETEFNKKKIYIGTELIVRDSVKNLSK, encoded by the coding sequence ATGAGTGTTACGATAAAGGATATTGCGAAAATAGCAAATGTTTCGCATACTACCGTTTCAAGGGCTCTAAACAATAGTCCCGTGATAAACGAAGAAACAAAAAGAAAAATATTGGAAATAGCCAAAAAACTTAATTATGTTCCTAATTTTAATGCTAAAAGTTTAGTGTTAAATAAATCTTATAATATAGGTCTTTTCTTCTCAAGCATAAGCAAAGGTACTTCTCCAAGCTTTTTTCATGAAGTTGTAGAGGGAGTAAATAGTATTATAGAAGAAAGCTATAATTTGGTTATTAAAGGGATAGATAATTGCAATGACTTTAATTACATATCTAAAAAAAGATTCGATGGAATAATATTGGTAAGTCAAAGTGAAAGTGATAATTCCTTCATATATGATGTTATTAATAAAGAGATACCTATAGTTGTTCTAAATAGAGAAATTGAGGAACAAAATGTTATAAATATAATTGCAGCAGAAAAAGATGGTGCATATAAGGCTGCTGAGTACTTGATTAAAAATGGACATAGTAAGATTGCAATTATAGAAGGTAAAGCTGGTTTTAAATCATCAGTATATAGAAAAATGGGATTTATTAATGCTTTAATTGATAACAATATAGAAATTAAAAATGAATATTTTCAAGCGGGAAACTATGATGTTGAAAGTGGTTTTTCTGCCATGAAAAAGTTTTTAAAATTAAAAGATAGGCCCACTGCGGTATTTTGCTCTAATGATGATATGGCAGTAGGAGCTGTAAAAGCAATTGAGCTTGAAGGGCTACGAGTTCCTGATGATATTTCCTTAGTAGGATTTGATGGTAGTATATTCTGCGAGTATGTTACTCCTGCAATAACTACTATTAGGAAACCATCAAGAGAGATTGGCATAGTAGGTGCTAATAAAATGCTTGATGTAATAGACGAAACAGAATTTAATAAAAAGAAGATTTATATAGGTACAGAACTCATTGTAAGAGATTCTGTTAAAAATTTAAGTAAGTGA
- a CDS encoding VanW family protein: MKKVVIGAFSSAIIIILIVLSSIYIKVKKWDGLVYRGVTIDRVDVSSKTKKEVQDIVKKKFDKIVQNRTINMVTDDNKTIPLKYSDINVKYDIDKAVSGAFDYGKSLSIYDRYKLLHNPKKLEISVGMTYDKNALENSIKNLSNTLNKKAKDATIVKTASGFQITPEADGKKVNEDKLKADIEGKITDNNITDYNVKINMDAVKANATQDKLKGINTLISSFNTEYASLSSPQRANNITLATKAINGIVLMPGDSFSFNGVVGERTAAKGYQSAPVLIGNKSDMGLGGGICQVSTTLYNTVLTSGIKATERHHHTLPSHYVPVGYDATVDYGTLDYKFKNTLSFPIYIEGNTDNGHVTFNIYSDASLLSKTYKVSSENISDSVPKAKVYLETYENGTLISKDMIANDAYSK, from the coding sequence ATGAAAAAAGTAGTAATAGGTGCATTTTCAAGTGCAATAATTATAATTTTAATAGTATTGAGCAGCATTTATATAAAGGTTAAAAAGTGGGATGGTCTTGTATATAGAGGGGTTACTATTGATAGAGTTGATGTATCATCTAAAACTAAAAAAGAAGTCCAAGATATTGTAAAAAAGAAATTCGATAAAATAGTACAAAATAGAACCATTAATATGGTAACAGATGATAATAAGACAATACCGCTTAAGTATAGTGATATAAATGTAAAATATGATATTGATAAAGCTGTTAGTGGGGCATTTGATTACGGTAAAAGCTTAAGCATCTATGATAGATATAAGCTTCTTCATAATCCTAAAAAGCTCGAAATTAGCGTAGGTATGACCTATGATAAAAATGCTCTTGAAAATTCAATAAAGAATTTAAGCAATACTTTAAATAAAAAAGCCAAGGATGCTACTATAGTAAAAACAGCTTCAGGATTTCAAATAACTCCAGAGGCTGATGGAAAAAAAGTAAATGAAGATAAGTTAAAAGCTGATATAGAAGGCAAAATAACGGATAATAATATAACAGACTATAATGTAAAAATAAATATGGATGCTGTTAAGGCAAATGCAACGCAGGACAAGCTTAAAGGAATCAATACGCTTATAAGTTCTTTTAATACAGAATATGCATCTTTATCAAGTCCTCAGCGTGCAAATAATATTACACTTGCTACAAAAGCTATAAATGGTATTGTGCTTATGCCAGGAGATTCTTTTAGCTTTAATGGAGTTGTTGGGGAGAGAACAGCTGCAAAAGGATATCAATCAGCACCGGTTTTGATAGGAAATAAGTCAGATATGGGACTTGGTGGAGGTATATGTCAAGTATCTACTACCCTATATAATACCGTTTTAACATCAGGAATAAAAGCAACTGAGAGACATCATCATACGCTGCCATCACACTATGTTCCTGTTGGATATGATGCTACTGTTGATTATGGAACTTTAGATTATAAGTTTAAAAATACATTAAGCTTTCCTATATATATAGAGGGAAATACAGATAATGGACATGTTACCTTTAATATTTATTCTGATGCGAGTCTTCTTTCTAAGACCTACAAGGTGAGCAGCGAAAATATTTCAGATTCGGTTCCTAAAGCAAAAGTTTATTTGGAAACTTATGAAAATGGTACACTTATATCTAAAGATATGATTGCAAATGATGCTTATAGTAAGTAA
- the sleB gene encoding spore cortex-lytic enzyme, which yields MKGILKYKRSIVLSLAVLISYLSIYVWLLPYNNAVNAITYKYGSNGSGVIQIQTKLKNWGYYTGKIDGVYGYQTYTAVKKFQTKNGILPDGIVGTATSAALGMTTTQPTVASSSYSSYNQNVTLLARLINGEARGEPYAGQVAVGATVINRTKNPKFPSTIAGVIYQPGAFTAIVDGQIHATMEPNSIRAARDALNGWDPSGGAIYYFNPATATSGWIWSRPLIIIIGKHRFCR from the coding sequence ATGAAAGGAATTTTGAAGTATAAAAGAAGTATAGTACTTAGTTTAGCTGTACTTATATCATATCTGAGTATCTATGTGTGGCTTCTGCCTTATAATAATGCAGTAAATGCCATTACATATAAGTACGGATCAAATGGAAGTGGAGTAATTCAAATTCAAACAAAACTTAAAAATTGGGGTTACTACACGGGAAAAATAGACGGAGTATATGGATATCAAACCTATACGGCGGTTAAAAAGTTTCAAACAAAGAATGGTATTTTGCCAGATGGAATAGTTGGAACTGCTACGTCAGCAGCACTTGGAATGACAACTACGCAGCCCACTGTTGCATCAAGCAGTTATTCAAGCTACAATCAAAATGTAACCCTTTTGGCAAGACTTATAAATGGTGAAGCTAGAGGGGAGCCATATGCGGGTCAGGTTGCGGTTGGTGCAACGGTAATAAATAGAACTAAAAATCCTAAATTTCCGTCAACAATTGCAGGAGTAATATATCAGCCAGGAGCTTTTACAGCGATAGTAGATGGTCAAATTCATGCTACCATGGAACCTAATTCAATAAGAGCCGCAAGAGATGCTTTAAATGGTTGGGATCCATCTGGAGGAGCAATCTATTATTTTAATCCGGCAACAGCTACAAGTGGATGGATATGGTCAAGACCACTTATAATAATTATAGGTAAGCATAGATTTTGTAGATAA
- the epsC gene encoding serine O-acetyltransferase EpsC has translation MFKSIRYDINRVLQNDPAARNGLEVFLLYPCIHALIWYRIAHVFYKHKMFFIARLLSQIVRAFTGIEIHPGATIGKGLFIDHGMGVVIGETAEIGDNVVMYHGSTLGGTGKETGKRHPTVGNNVFIGSGAKVLGPIKLGDGCKIGANAVVLKDVPSNSTAVGIPAKVILPSSKKEKVIDFNDYCNK, from the coding sequence ATGTTTAAGTCAATAAGGTATGATATAAATAGAGTTTTGCAGAATGATCCTGCTGCGAGGAACGGACTTGAAGTTTTTTTGTTGTATCCATGTATACATGCACTTATTTGGTATAGAATAGCCCACGTTTTTTATAAACATAAGATGTTTTTTATTGCAAGACTATTATCACAAATTGTAAGAGCTTTTACAGGAATAGAGATTCATCCAGGAGCGACTATAGGAAAAGGACTTTTTATTGATCATGGTATGGGAGTTGTAATAGGAGAAACAGCTGAAATAGGTGATAATGTTGTTATGTATCATGGTTCTACCTTAGGGGGAACTGGAAAGGAAACTGGCAAGAGACATCCAACTGTTGGAAATAATGTGTTTATAGGTTCAGGTGCAAAGGTGTTAGGACCAATAAAACTTGGTGATGGATGTAAGATAGGTGCTAATGCTGTTGTTCTTAAAGATGTACCTTCCAATAGTACAGCTGTAGGTATTCCAGCAAAAGTAATTTTGCCCAGTAGTAAAAAAGAAAAAGTAATTGATTTTAATGATTATTGCAATAAATAA